The following coding sequences are from one Salvelinus fontinalis isolate EN_2023a unplaced genomic scaffold, ASM2944872v1 scaffold_0302, whole genome shotgun sequence window:
- the LOC129845431 gene encoding NLR family CARD domain-containing protein 3-like, with translation MSLSGEREEGGPASKMSLSGEREEGGPASKMSLSGEREEGGPASKMSLSGEREEGGPASKMSLSGEREEGGPASKMSLSGEREEGGPASKMSLSGEHDTKAKSPIKQERPASPVPSCVSMKSDKSMMQPMNFREGDFSTEQRYKDKVAHPVNRSGFHNLRKTSGNWISSTTRPIKQERPASPVPSCVSMKSDWSMGRPIQFREGDFSTEQRNQQERSESEILSGQSSQSHQTDLDSIFTMLEENIMTFVKNELKMFKRILSPELPEGFESQKQEVVDAEDEKQESSAREGALKITLHVLRKMNQKELADTLEKYELAVIYQRELKSNLKKKFQCVFEGIAKQGNPTLLNKIYTELYITEGGTGEVNNEHELRQIETTTRKQARPETAVKCNDIFKPLTGQDKPIRTVLTKGVAGIGKTVSVQKFILDWSEGKANQDVQFVFSFPFRELNLMKEENLTFIELLNHFLLETKESRISISNKYKVLFIFDGLDECRLPLDFQKNKICCDVTESTSVDVLLTNLIKGNLLPSALLWITTRPAAANKIPSWCVDQVTEVRGFNDPQKEEYFRKRFSDEDLASRIISHIKTSRSLYIMCHIPVFCWISAIVLEHMLEHKREEMPKTLTEMYTHLVVFHTKQNNEKYLGKEETGPHWNKESILSLGKLAFQQLVKGNLIFYEEDLKEAGIDVNEASVYSGLCTQLFKEECGLYQDKVYCFVHLSIQEFLAAVYVFLSFINNNENLMDDPQSMFSHFTALFRDKPKVTVYKSAVDKALQSETGNLDLFLRFLLGLSLETNQKHLRGLLTKTRSSSKTHEETVKYIKEKIRENPSPERSINLFHCLNELNDHSLVKEIQRYLRSGSLSEPYLSPAQWSALVFVLLTSEKELDVFDLKKYSRSEEGLLRLLPVVKASRAVLLSGCGVTEEGCASLVSALRSNPSHLRELDLRNNDLKDSGVKLLSAVLGNPHCKLETLRLSGCLVTEEGCASLVSALRSNPSHLRELDLSYNHPGDSGVRLLSAGLEDPHCRLEKLNVEHGGENRMKPGIRKYVCDLTLDLNTVDRLLSLSEENRKVTRRREEQPYPDHPERFEDCGQVLCREGLTGCCYWEAEWSGRRAVIGVTYKGISRRGRGKDCCLGYNDKSWSLFCTDNSYRAYHNNNLTTIDVPPSSSHRVGVYLDWPAGTLSFYRASSDTLTHLNTFTSTFTELLYPGIWVDYNSSVSLK, from the exons atgagtctctctggggagagagaggaggggggtcctgcctctaaaatgagtctctctggggagagagaggaggggggccctgcctctaaaatgagtctctctggggagagagaggaggggggccctgcctctaaaatgagtctctctggggagagagaggaggggggtcctgcctctaaaatgagtctctctggggagagagaggaggggggtcctgcctctaaaatgagtctctctggggagagagaggaggggggtcctgcctctaaaatgagtctctctggggaacaTGACACCAAAGCTAAGAG cccaatcaagcaggagagaccagcctcccctgtacccagctgtgtgtccatgaagagtgacaagTCTATGATGCAACCTATGAactttagagagggagacttttctactgaacaaag GTAcaaggacaaggtagcacatccggtgaacaggtcagggttccacaaCCTCAGGAAGACCAGcggaaactggatcagcagcactacAAG accaatcaagcaggagagaccagcctcccctgtacccagctgtgtgtccatgaagagtgactggTCTATGGGTCGTCCTATACagtttagagagggagacttttctactgaacaaag aaaccaacaggagagatcagagtcagagattctcagtggtcagtcttcccagagtcatcaaacagacctggACTCCATATTCACT ATGCTTGAAGAGAATATTATGACATTTGTGAAGAACGAGCTGAAGATGTTCAAGAggattcttagtccagaactcccagaaggctttgagagtcagaagcaggaagtggtggatgctgaagatgagaagcaggagagcagtgccagagagggggctctgaagatcacactgcacgtcctgaggaaaatgaaccagaaggagcttgctgacacactggagaaat ATGAGCTTGCTGTGATTTACcaacgtgaactcaaatctaatctaaagaagaagtttcaatgtgtatttgaggggatcgctaaacaaggaaacccaacacttctcaataagatctacacagagctctacatcacagagggtggaacaggagaggtcaataatgaacatgagctgagacagattgagacaacaaccaggaaacaagcaagaccagagactgcagtcaaatgtaacgacatcttcaaacccttaactggacaagacaaacctatcagaactgtgctgacaaagggagtcgctggcattggaaaaacagtctctgtgcagaagttcattctggactggtctgaaggaaaagcaaatcaggatgtccaatttgtattttcattcccttttcgggagctgaatttgatgaaagaggAAAATCTCACATTCATTGAACTTCTCAATCACTTCTTATTGGAAACCAAAGAATCAAGAATCTCCATCTCCAACAagtacaaagttctgttcatctttgatggtctggatgagtgccgactgcccctagacttccagaagaacaagatctgttgtgacgtcacagagtcaacctcagtggatgttctgctgacaaatctcatcaagggaaatctgcttccctctgctctcctctggataactacccgacctgcagcagccaataagatcccttcatggtgtgttgaccaggtgacagaggtacgaggtttcaatgacccacagaaggaggagtacttcaggaagagattcagtgatgaggacctggccagcagaatcatatcacacataaagacatcaaggagcctctacatcatgtgccacattccagtcttctgttggatttctgcaatagtccttgaacacatgctggaacataagagagaagagatgcccaagactctgactgagatgtacacacaccttgtggtgtttcataccaaacagaataatgaaaagtatcttgggaaagaagagacaggtccacactggaataaagagagcattctgtcactgggaaaactggcttttcaacagcttgtgaagggcaatctgattttctatgaagaagacctgaaagaggctggcattgatgtcaatgaagcctcagtgtactcaggattgtgcacacagctctttaaagaggaatgtggtctgtaccaggacaaggtgtactgctttgttcatctgagcattcaggagtttctggctgctgtatatgtgttcctctcattcatcaacaacaatgagaatctaATGGATGATCCTCAATCAATGTTCAGCCACTTTACTGCGCTGTTCAGAGACAAGCCTAAAGTTACTGTCTAcaagagtgctgtggataaagccttacaaagtgagacgggaaacctggaccttttcctccgcttccttctgggcctctcactggagACCAATCAGAAGCACTTACGAGGTCTACTGACAAAGACAAGAAGCAGCTCAAAGACCCATGAAGAAACAGTCAAGTACATCAAGGAGAAGATCAGGGAGAATCCCTCTCCAGAGAGgagcatcaatctgttccactgtctgaatgaactgaatgaccattctctagtgAAGGAGATCCAAAGATACCTGAGATCAGGAAGTCTCTCAGAACCCTACCTgtcacctgcacagtggtcagctctggtctttgtgttgctgacttcagaaaaggagctggatgtgtttgacctgaagaaatactccagatcagaggaaggtcttctgaggctgctgccagtggtcaaagcctccagagcTGTTCT gctgtcaggctgtggagtcacagaggaaggctgtgcttctctggtctcagctctgaggtcaaacccctcacacctgagagagctggatctgagaaacaatgacctgaaggactcaggagtgaagctgctctctgctgtactggggaatccccactgtaaactggagactctgag gctgtcaggctgtctagtcacagaggaaggctgtgcttctctggtctcagctctaaggtcaaacccctcacacctgagagagctggacctgagctacaatcacccaggagactcaggagtcagactgctctctgctggactggaggatccacactgcagactggagaaactcaa tgtggaacatggtggagagaacagaATGAAACCTGGGAttagaaaat atgtctgtgatctcacactggacctaaacacagtagacagactgctctctctgtctgaggagaacagaaaggtgacacgtaggagagaggagcagccgtatcctgatcacccagagagatttgaggactgtggacaggtgctgtgtagagagggtctgactgggtGCTGTTACTGGGAGGCAGAGTGGAGTGGGAGGAGGGCTGTtataggagtgacatataaaggaatcagcaggaGAGGAAGGGGTAAGGACTGTTGTCTTGGATacaatgacaagtcctggagtctgTTCTGCACTGACAACAGTTACAGAGCCTATCACAATAATAATCTCACTACCATAGACGTCCCCCCCTCCAgctcccacagagtaggagtgtatctggactggccagccggcactctgtccttctatagagcctcctctgacacactgacccatctgaacacattcacctccacattcactgagcTCCTCTATCCAGGGATTTGGGTTGATTACAACTCCTCGGTGTCCCTGAAATAA